The following coding sequences lie in one Rutidosis leptorrhynchoides isolate AG116_Rl617_1_P2 chromosome 6, CSIRO_AGI_Rlap_v1, whole genome shotgun sequence genomic window:
- the LOC139855164 gene encoding uncharacterized protein, whose amino-acid sequence MNRFSKDSNSSKFTWNWTRNPTGRTNDELTDLTALLHAFNFQNGSSDSWAWALQSNGFFTTQVLSSLVDSKLLYSSTPQKATDRLSFLPQKLGIFIWRVKQHRLPVRVELDKRGIDLDSVRCPVCNDGLETVEHVFVHCSFAKELWSRVFQWWNAGRSMYANLDEMFQGIHGSVHSSQASSLWKAIEWVCAYSIWQKPKLHNVPKEKTK is encoded by the coding sequence ATGAACAGGTTCTCAAAAGACAGCAACTCAAGCAAATTCACATGGAATTGGACACGTAATCCCACGGGTAGAACCAATGACGAACTCACTGATCTCACGGCCTTATTACACGCTTTCAACTTCCAAAACGGGTCTTCAGACTCTTGGGCCTGGGCGCTGCAATCAAATGGATTCTTCACAACTCAAGTCCTCTCCTCTCTAGTTGATTCCAAGCTCCTGTACAGTTCTACTCCACAAAAAGCTACTGATCGATTATCCTTTCTTCCACAAAAGCTCGGCATTTTCATTTGGAGGGTAAAGCAACATAGACTCCCGGTTAGAGTGGAGTTAGACAAACGAGGAATTGATTTGGATTCGGTACGTTGTCCGGTGTGCAATGACGGTCTAGAAACTGTCGAACATGTTTTCGTCCATTGCTCCTTCGCTAAAGAATTGTGGTCCCGGGTATTTCAATGGTGGAATGCAGGTAGGTCGATGTATGCAAACTTGGATGAGATGTTCCAAGGCATCCATGGTTCTGTCCACTCATCTCAAGCTTCATCCCTTTGGAAAGCGATCGAATGGGTGTGCGCCTACTCAATTTGGCAAAAACCGAAACTCCATAATGTTCCAAAAGAAAAAACCAAATAG
- the LOC139855165 gene encoding uncharacterized protein, with product MNIRGFRGKDKGESKIGWFRRIRLKESPDIVLIQESKCGIVDDKWIETIWGSSNFKFVQKPKVGKSGGMLMIWDPDVFLVEEAVEQQNILAIKGKWIGRNNVTVVVNLYGPHKEGDKKQMWEILEKLINSSNVEWVRGGDFNEVRSEEERQNCLFNERWAKMFNSFINDNNLIEIPLLGKRFTRICDNGKKFSKLDRFLVNDKFLQTWGEVSATALDCNTSDHCPIIIRNGSEDFGPKPFKFFDIWLESEEAEKVITEAWSKEVFGLRADCNFRDKLKNVKDALKSWSKFKYGTIDKEIESLKMQTVALEEKADSGLLTEAEREQWLHCRVGWLKREKEKSEMLKQKDRSK from the coding sequence ATGAATATTCGTGGTTTTCGTGGGAAAGATAAAGGTGAATCTAAGATAGGCTGGTTCCGAAGAATTCGCTTAAAAGAGTCCCCTGATATCGTTCTGATTCAAGAATCCAAGTGTGGCATAGTAGACGACAAGTGGATTGAAACAATCTGGGGATCCTCTAATTTCAAGTTCGTTCAAAAACCTAAAGTTGGTAAATCGGGCGGCATGCTAATGATTTGGGATCCTGATGTGTTCTTGGTCGAAGAGGCTGTTGAGCAGCAAAATATCCTAGCAATCAAAGGCAAGTGGATTGGAAGGAACAATGTCACGGTAGTAGTTAATTTATATGGTCCACACAAAGAAGGCGACAAAAAACAGATGTGGGAAATCCTTGAGAAGCTGATTAACTCGTCGAATGTTGAATGGGTGCGCGGCGGTGATTTTAACGAGGTTAGAAGCGAAGAAGAAAGACAAAATTGCTTATTTAATGAGCGATGGGCAAAGATGTTCAACTCCTTCATTAATGATAACAACCTGATCGAGATTCCTCTACTTGGTAAAAGGTTCACGCGTATTTGTGACAATGGGAAAAAATTCAGCAAGCTAGATCGATTCTTGGTAAATGATAAATTTTTACAAACTTGGGGCGAAGTGTCTGCGACAGCCCTAGATTGTAACACATCTGACCATTGTCCAATCATCATTCGAAACGGATCGGAGGACTTTGGTCCAAAACCCTTCAAGTTTTTCGATATTTGGTTGGAATCGGAAGAAGCTGAAAAAGTCATAACCGAAGCTTGGAGTAAAGAAGTATTCGGACTTAGAGCAGATTGTAACTTCAGGGACAAGCTCAAGAATGTAAAGGATGCATTAAAGTCCTGGAGCAAGTTTAAATACGGGACGATTGACAAAGAAATTGAATCTCTGAAAATGCAAACCGTGGCCTTAGAAGAAAAGGCAGACAGTGGTCTGTTAACAGAAGCTGAGAGGGAACAATGGCTTCATTGTAGGGTCGGTTGGCTGAAGAGGGAAAAGGAGAAAAGCGAGATGTTAAAACAAAAAGATAGGTCGAAGTAG
- the LOC139855166 gene encoding cyclin-B2-3-like, with translation MAGRKENVTDVIRSTKTQGGVEGTKAANLKSGVPVGNNRRALSEINKNIIRVTPAYPYAVNNGKKSIPVKKPLVPARRPVTRNFSAQVTCKPLVPVPENLGFSLTVCPV, from the exons ATGGCTGGAAGAAAGGAGAACGTGACAGATGTAATCCGCTCTACAAAAACACAAG GAGGAGTAGAAGGAACAAAGGCTGCGAATTTGAAATCAGGTGTCCCAGTTGGTAATAATAGAAGGGCACTAAGTGAGATAAACAAGAACATCATCAGAGTTACACCTGCATACCCTTATGCTGTTAATAATGG AAAAAAATCAATTCCTGTTAAgaaaccacttgttccggctcgtCGACCCGTTACAAG GAATTTTAGTGCACAAGTCACCTGCAAACCACTAGTGCCTGTGCCAGAG AATTTGGGGTTTTCTTTAACAGTATGTCCTGTTTGA
- the LOC139852208 gene encoding cyclin-B2-4-like, with product MFVQHTEAMLEEIDKMDEDVYDELALDIDEAEKNDPLAVAEYADEIYAHYRKQEMLSCVSPTYMVQQQHDITDRMRTILVDWLVEVHYKFELMEETLYLTVNLIDRFLERQTLSRKKLQLVGVTAMLLACKYEEVSVPVVEDFIVISDKAYTRDEVLVMEKEMVNTLQFNLSVPTQYVFVKRFLKAAESNKEWELLSFYLVDMCLVEYEMLKFPPSLLAAAAVYTAGCTLNRSKQWTKKSQHYSNYTDHDLLECAKMMVCLHQKSGTGKHVSVFKKYGTSKYGNVARTHQPANFILDDVWV from the exons ATGTTTGTGCAACACACAGAAGCTATGCTGGAGGAAATCGATAAGATG GATGAAGATGTATATGATGAACTAGCATTGGACATTGATGAAGCTGAGAAAAATGATCCACTTGCAGTCGCCGAGTATGCTGACGAGATTTACGCGCACTACCGCAAACAGGAG ATGTTGAGCTGCGTTTCACCTACGTACATGGTACAACAGCAACATGACATAACAGACAGGATGAGAACCATTCTTGTTGACTGGCTAGTTGAG GTTCATTACAAATTTGAACTGATGGAAGAGACCTTATATCTAACGGTCAACCTCATTGACCGATTCTTGGAACGTCAAACTTTATCAAGAAAGAAACTTCAGCTTGTTGGAGTAACAGCCATGCTTTTAGcatgtaaatatgaagaagtttctgTACCTGTTGTTGAGGACTTTATTGTCATTTCAGATAAAGCGTACACACGAGACGAAGTCCTCGTTATG GAGAAGGAAATGGTTAATACACTTCAATTTAATCTCTCAGTTCCAACTCAGTATGTGTTTGTCAAGAGGTTCCTTAAAGCCGCAGAATCCAACAAAGAG TGGGAGCTACTATCGTTTTACTTGGTTGATATGTGCTTAGTGGAATACGAAATGCTCAAGTTCCCGCCTTCACTACTTGCAGCAGCTGCTGTTTACACTGCTGGATGTACTCTTAACAGATCAAAACAGTGGACCAAGAAAAGTCAACATTATTCAAACTATACCGATCATGACTTATT GGAATGCGCGAAGATGATGGTCTGTCTACACCAGAAATCAGGCACAGGAAAACATGTTTCAGTGTTCAAGAAGTATGGCACATCAAAATATGGCAATGTGGCTCGAACCCACCAGCCGGCTAACTTCATTTTGGACGACGTTTGGGTTTGA